The Streptomyces achromogenes DNA segment CGGTGTGGCGTACGGCGTGCTCGCCGGCCGCCGCCGGACCACGACCCAGGCCTGAGCCCCCGGTCGGCGCGGGCGGCCACCACCACCGCCCGCGCCGGCTCCTCGACGGCGTGCGACCGGGGTGCACGGCTCGGCCGGCGCTCTCTCCGTACACCCGGCGCCCGCCCGATTTCACACATCTGGGACATTTTTCTATGCGCAAGAAGACATTCGCCGTGGCCGCGCTGTTCGCCGCCACCCTCACCCTTTCCGCCTGCGGCAGCGACGACGGCACGAGCCCCGTGGCCGTGGTCTCCGAGGAGGGCAAGCAGCAGGCCGCGACCGTGCTCGACCAGCCCTTCGCCAAGCCCGCCCTGGTCCTCACCGACACCCGGGGCGCAGCGTACGACCTCCGCAAGGAGACGGACGGCCACCCGACGCTGGTCTACTTCGGCTACACCAACTGCCCGGACGTCTGCCCGCTGACGATGAGCAACATCGCCGTCGCCAAGAAGCAGCTGCCCAAGGCGGAGCAGGACGAGCTGCGCGTCGTGTTCGTCACCACGGACCCGGACCGCGACACCCCGGCCGCGCTCGGCGCCTGGCTGAAGGGCATCGATCCCCAGGTCGTCGGTCTCACCGGGAAGTTCGCGACGATCCAGGCCGCCGCCCGCTCGCTCGGCATCTCCGTCGAGGCGCCGCACAAGGACAAGAACGGCAAGATCGTCTCCACCCACGGCACCCAGGTCGTCGCCTTCTCCCCGAAGACGAACGGCGGCTACCTGCTGTACGGCGAGAACGCCAAGGTCGACGACTACATCAAGGACCTACCCAAGATCATCAAGGGCGAGAACCCGTGAGTCCGGCACCCCCGGGCCGGGAGAGGTCCGGTCGGGTGGGGTCCGGTCGGGTGGGGTCCGGCAGGATGAGGGTCGGCCGGACAAGGTCCGGCCGGGCGGGGCGGGCGCGGTCGCTCGCCGCGTCCTGCGCGGTCGTCGCCGGGACGCTGCTGCTGGCGGGGTGCGGATCGGACGCGGACGGCCGGGCGGAACTGTCCGTCCGTGACGCCTACATTCCGCAGCCCGTCTCCGCCACCATGGCGGCCGGTTTCCTGACCGTCGTCAACAAGGGCGACGCGAAGGACGAGCTGACGTCCGTCACCAGCACCGCGGCGGGCAGCGTCACCCTCCACGAGACCGTCGGGACGTCGATGGAGGAGGTCGCCTCCCTCGACGTCCCCGCGCACGGTCAACTCGTGTTCAAGAGCGGCGGAAACCACCTGATGTTCGAGATGCTGAAGAGCAAGCCGGTGCAGGGCGCGAAGGTGACCGTCGAACTCCACTTCGCCTCGTCCGACCCTCTCGAGGTCGAGATCCCGGTGAAATCCGCCACGTACGACCCGACGACCGGCCACTGAGGGAGGGACCACCTTGACGCAGACCATCGCCCCGCGCG contains these protein-coding regions:
- a CDS encoding copper chaperone PCu(A)C gives rise to the protein MRVGRTRSGRAGRARSLAASCAVVAGTLLLAGCGSDADGRAELSVRDAYIPQPVSATMAAGFLTVVNKGDAKDELTSVTSTAAGSVTLHETVGTSMEEVASLDVPAHGQLVFKSGGNHLMFEMLKSKPVQGAKVTVELHFASSDPLEVEIPVKSATYDPTTGH
- a CDS encoding SCO family protein, whose amino-acid sequence is MRKKTFAVAALFAATLTLSACGSDDGTSPVAVVSEEGKQQAATVLDQPFAKPALVLTDTRGAAYDLRKETDGHPTLVYFGYTNCPDVCPLTMSNIAVAKKQLPKAEQDELRVVFVTTDPDRDTPAALGAWLKGIDPQVVGLTGKFATIQAAARSLGISVEAPHKDKNGKIVSTHGTQVVAFSPKTNGGYLLYGENAKVDDYIKDLPKIIKGENP